The Plodia interpunctella isolate USDA-ARS_2022_Savannah chromosome 11, ilPloInte3.2, whole genome shotgun sequence genome includes a window with the following:
- the LOC128673674 gene encoding DNA polymerase I-like isoform X1, translating into MEKTGRFCESNIYDYKNNLSPFGQKVFNVLLNKWRKEEIFNNNILNNRLNRDRRYDYEQKRKIITFEDSHISKPIFNVNVPLDNSLHYISTPVQREGTESENALASREGTSTQFLQFNSIQNNTIERNTKDRNFTSTEICNFKSVLSDGNDEDNINLTAADLLDYKQIQNETLEDHPGVSRLDFLRPLDVNSEKLTSESLNESINIFNFERCTPLHGNKPGKDVSWNEMFDTELLPDIIAPVVEEKSIAAQNAIANEKPFKISFPEDIIKGPVINSKQSKIKIIEDKTEINSNLKFVKRKKDVTSTKNKASKRLKENNVKQNKTKKEKYRKTVENWLDGVDPDDCVEVGKNAITKPIKSGTKIKTLHKIVKDTLVPKEQNVPKKTIQAHLKNKGGIMKFSKPEVLKEDTNAPEGTGTEAVIKGANRVNVKKSKPKFIAPLKSQVPVKEIQFTVVVIDETNWSEHIVKFENSKFTELYAVLMFSNGLCQLNKQFTDEECIPEGVMLHIDDEFYYFKKTEDKFSDIIIKFLENKIVVCQDGKNILIFFKHNFDFVVDIVIHDVKIGASLLEPDNPAETFSDLQKLMSTTPDYSIATECKLQKTAWYLTLMRDCADKLKVKLLEHSLWRLFVDIEMKVLPIIADMEFRGIHVNTEELKSMEGILLSRMKAVEMECHRVAGKTFQMTSPTQVAAILYDELQLHAKCNLVVKETMSKGAKSTSESMLRTLVPLHPLPGLILEYRRLHKAHATFLAGIGQHVKDGVIKPIWVQTAAATGRIAASNPNLQAIPKAPFSLSSNADNTEGALNLRSIYIARPGWLLLAADFKQVECRVFASAAADTALLGALRSAGDLFTVLASKWLNKPERDVSAADRERTKRIVYARLYGAGARKLMDILDITYEQALSVQDSFDRTFPSLKSFGASVARSCAEGRAPRTAAGRARPLPALRSADAAQRAHAQRQALNFLVQGTAADICKIAMSSAQSQLKSAGIRAHLLLQIHDELVWEVAEDQLAAAHAIIRSAMESSGRAAGLETLPVTAAAARCWGRLAPV; encoded by the exons ATGGAAAAAACTGGAAGGTTTTGTGAATCCAATATTTATgactataaaaacaatttatccCCGTTTGGGCAAAAAGTTTTTAACGTTTTACTTAATAAATGGCGTAAAG AAGAAATCTTCAATAACAACATATTGAACAATAGATTAAACCGAGATAGACGTTATGATTACGagcaaaaaaggaaaataataac GTTTGAAGATTCACATATTTCCAAACcgatatttaatgtaaatgttCCACTAGACAACAGTCTGCATTATATCAGCACACCTGTTCAGAGAGAAGGAACGGAATCAGAGAACGCTTTGGCTTCAAGGGAGGGGACATCTACACAGTTTCTTCAATTTAACtcgatacaaaataataccatAGAGCGGAATACTAAAGATAGAAATTTTACTTCTACTGAGATATGCAATTTTAAGTCTGTACTAAGTGATGGCAATGATGAAGATAATATAAACCTTACTGCTGCGGATTTACtagattataaacaaatacaaaatgagACATTAGAAGATCATCCAGGAGTTTCTAGATTGGATTTTTTGAGGCCACTCGATGTGAATTCTGAAAAACTTACGTCTGAATCTTTAAatgaaagtataaatatttttaactttgaaCGTTGTACACCACTCCATGGAAACAAACCCGGGAAGGACGTTTCGTGGAATGAAATGTTTGATACGGAACTACTACCGGATATTATTGCACCCGTTGTTGAAGAAAAATCGATCGCTGCACAGAATGCCATCGCAAACGAAAaaccttttaaaatatcatttcctGAAGATATTATTAAGGGTCCAGTAATAAATTCAAAGCaaagcaaaatcaaaattattgaagataaaacagaaataaattcgAATCTGAAATTTGTGAAACGCAAGAAAGATGTaacatcaacaaaaaataaagcatcAAAGAggttgaaagaaaataatgtaaagcaaaataaaacaaaaaaggaaaaatatagaaaaacagTTGAAAATTGGCTAGACGGAGTGGATCCTGATGATTGTGTGGAAGTAGGAAAAAATGCCATTACAAAGCCTATCAAATCAggaacaaaaattaaaacattacataaaattgtgaaaGATACTCTAGTTCCAAAGGAACAAAATGTGCCTAAGAAAACTATACAagctcatttaaaaaataaaggaggtattatgaaatttagcaaACCTGAAGTACTTAAAGAAGACACTAATGCACCTGAAGGCACGGGTACAGAAGCTGTTATCAAAGGGGCTAACAGAGTAAACGTGAAGAAAAGCAAACCAAAATTCATCGCACCGCTAAAATCTCAGGTTCCTGTGAAAGAGATTCAGTTTACAGTTGTAGTAATTGATGAAACCAACTGGTCAGAGCAcattgtaaaatttgaaaattcgaAGTTTACTGAACTTTATGCTGTTTTAATGTTCAG CAATGGTTTATGCCAACTAAATAAACAGTTTACGGATGAAGAGTGTATCCCCGAGGGTGTTATGCTTCATATAGATGATGaattttactatttcaaaAAGACCGAGGATAAATTCAG TGATATCATAATAAAGTTTCTAGAAAACAAAATCGTGGTTTGCCAGGATGGAAAAAAtatcctaattttttttaaacacaactTCGATTTTGTCGTCGATATAGTTATCCACGATGTAAAG ATCGGGGCCAGCCTACTGGAGCCGGATAATCCCGCGGAAACTTTCAGCGACCTTCAAAAGCTGATGTCCACTACCCCGGACTATAGCATAGCCACAGAATGCAAGCTGCAGAAGACCGCCTGGTACTTGACTTTGATGCGGGATTGCGCAGACAAACTGAAGGTGAAGCTGCTCGAGCATTCTTTATGGAGGTTGTTCGTAGATATTGAAATGAAAGTACTTCCTATTATTGCTG ATATGGAGTTTCGCGGCATCCATGTCAACACAGAGGAGCTCAAGTCCATGGAGGGCATCCTTCTGTCCCGGATGAAGGCCGTCGAGATGGAGTGCCACCGAGTGGCCGGCAAGACCTTCCAGATGACGTCACCGACGCAGGTTGCCGCTATCTTGTATGACGAGCTGCAGTTGCATGCCAAATGTAATCTTGTTGTTAAGGAGACTATGAGCAAGGGAGCCAAGTCGACATCAGAGTCTATG TTACGTACCCTGGTGCCGCTTCACCCACTGCCAGGGCTGATCCTGGAGTACCGGCGTCTTCACAAAGCACACGCTACATTCCTAGCTGGAATCGGGCAGCACGTCAAAGACGGCGTCATAAAACCTATTTG GGTCCAGACGGCAGCAGCGACAGGCCGCATCGCCGCCAGCAACCCGAACTTGCAAGCCATTCCCAAGGCTCCCTTCAGTCTCAGCTCCAACGCTGATAATACAG AAGGGGCTTTAAACCTGCGGTCAATATACATAGCGCGTCCGGGCTGGCTGCTGCTGGCCGCCGACTTCAAGCAGGTGGAGTGCCGCGTGTTCGCGTCCGCCGCCGCCGACACCGCGCTGCTCGGGGCGCTGCGCTCGGCGGGCGATCTGTTCACAGTCCTGGCTTCCAAGTG GCTCAACAAGCCTGAGCGAGACGTGAGCGCCGCGGACCGCGAGCGGACCAAGCGCATCGTGTACGCGCGGCTGTACGGCGCCGGCGCACGCAAGCTGATGGACATACTAGACATCACCTACGAACAGGCCTTGAGTGTTCAAGATAGCTTCGACA GGACGTTTCCGTCATTGAAGTCGTTCGGCGCGTCCGTAGCACGCTCGTGCGCGGAGGGCCGCGCGCCGCGCACCGCCGCCGGCCGCGCGCGCCCGCTGCCCGCGCTGCGCAGCGCCGACGCGGCCCAGCGTGCGCATGCGCAGCGACAGGCCTTGAACTTCCTTGTGCAAG GTACAGCGGCGGACATATGCAAGATAGCGATGTCAAGCGCGCAGTCGCAGCTGAAATCCGCCGGCATCCGAGCTCACCTCCTGCTGCAGATCCACGACGAGCTGGTGTGGGAAGTTGCCGAGGACCAGTTGGCTGCAGCCCACG CCATAATACGGTCGGCGATGGAAAGCAGCGGGCGGGCGGCGGGGCTGGAGACGCTGCCGGTGAcggccgccgccgcgcgcTGCTGGGGGCGCCTCGCGCCTGTCTGA
- the LOC128673720 gene encoding beta-1,4-N-acetylgalactosaminyltransferase bre-4-like, with the protein MPRYFDCKKLNKKLHLLFQVPISKYAVTLLSIIAIHRLFTSCNVYNYPSVPREQLTDAIYTATVPQLAEKRTKPDCPYDHILQSKEKLQTWEVPKSSKDIGNFSAWGIKDGSYTPEHCQPLFSVAILVTYRNRQRHLDIFLPYMHNFLRKQNIHYKIFLVEQLDNKPWNKGMLYNIGAQRALAERFPCLLLHDVDLLPLAASNLYVCMDQPRHLSASIDKFRFVLIYDYLVGGVLAMRADHYVRVNGFSNNFYNWGGEDDEMADRILSNNLKILRFPREMSEYSMMTHTHEPVNRARETIIKENKIQGHKDGLSSVRYESLQVKAQRLCTWIGVKL; encoded by the exons ATGCCTAGATATTTTGATTGTAAGAAGCTCAATAAGAAACTACAT CTGCTGTTCCAGGTCCCTATCAGCAAATATGCTGTAACTCTACTGAGCATCATAGCTATCCATCGTCTCTTTACGAGCTGCAATGTGTACAACTACCCTTCAGTCCCACGGGAACAGCTGACAGACGCCATCTACACTGCCACTGTGCCCCAATTAGCTGAGAAGAGGACCAAACCAGATTGCCCTTATGATCATATACTACAGAGCAAAGAAAAGTTACAGACTTGGGAAGTTCCCAAAAGTTCCAAGGATATTGGCAACTTCTCTGCATGGGGCATCAAAGATGGCAGCTACACGCCGGAGCACTGTCAACCCTTGTTCAGTGTGGCAATACTTGTCACTTACAGAAATAGACAGCGCCATCTAGACATATTTCTGCCTTATATGCACAATTTTTTGAGGAagcaaaatatacattataa GATATTCCTTGTGGAGCAGCTGGACAACAAGCCGTGGAATAAAGGCATGCTGTACAACATCGGGGCGCAGCGCGCGCTGGCCGAGCGCTTCCCGTGCCTGCTGCTGCACGACGTGGACCTGCTGCCGCTCGCCGCCAGCAACCTCTACGTCTGCATGGACCAGCCGCGGCACCTCAG CGCTAGCATAGACAAGTTCCGCTTCGTGTTGATCTACGACTACCTAGTGGGGGGCGTGCTGGCCATGCGCGCGGACCACTACGTGCGCGTCAACGGGTTCTCCAACAACTTCTACAACTGGGGGGGAGAGGACGACGAGATGGCTGACAGGATATTGTCCaacaatcttaaaattttaag GTTCCCTCGGGAAATGTCAGAGTACTCGATGATGACCCACACCCACGAGCCGGTGAACAGAGCAAGGGAGACTATCATCAAGGAGAACAAGATACAG GGCCACAAGGACGGGCTCAGCTCCGTCAGGTACGAATCCCTTCAGGTGAAGGCGCAGCGGCTGTGCACGTGGATCGGGGTCAAGTTATAG